In Rheinheimera sp. MM224, one DNA window encodes the following:
- a CDS encoding lysylphosphatidylglycerol synthase domain-containing protein, translated as MMIKKDYFWPLLGLAAVAFSVYVLLEQLKDISYEDVVLSLEAISMHGWLMAGLATVFAYVALAGYDRLALSHLRKKVSWTFISVASFTAYAIGHNLGASVFSGAVVRYRAYRSQGLTPGEVGILVAFCSFTFALGSILLGGIALMVEPSLPAHFHKAIPEWIAFLLGAGMLFLVALYLWGSLTNRGCINLWKLKLEYPRFSLVCRQLIVAPLELLAAAAIIYYALPEQSNPGYFMVLGIFLASFSAALLSHAPGGLGVLEVMFLLALPDVNPADVIAALLVFRLFYLLIPFAISLIIVVWFEQDQLLKKFRSTKS; from the coding sequence ATGATGATAAAAAAAGACTACTTCTGGCCGCTGTTAGGTTTGGCCGCTGTAGCATTTTCAGTCTATGTGCTGCTTGAGCAGCTCAAAGATATCTCCTATGAAGATGTGGTACTCAGTCTTGAAGCCATTTCTATGCATGGCTGGCTGATGGCTGGCCTGGCGACCGTATTTGCTTACGTGGCCCTAGCGGGTTACGACAGGCTGGCGTTATCTCATCTGCGTAAAAAAGTATCCTGGACCTTCATTTCAGTCGCATCTTTCACTGCTTATGCTATTGGCCATAATTTAGGTGCTTCGGTATTTTCCGGCGCTGTAGTGCGTTACCGGGCTTATCGCTCGCAAGGCCTGACTCCGGGCGAAGTAGGTATTCTGGTCGCGTTCTGCTCTTTCACTTTCGCCCTTGGCAGCATTTTGTTGGGTGGCATAGCGCTGATGGTTGAACCCAGCTTACCTGCCCACTTTCATAAAGCCATACCTGAATGGATAGCTTTCCTGCTTGGCGCTGGTATGTTGTTTCTGGTGGCCTTGTACTTATGGGGAAGTTTGACCAACAGAGGCTGTATCAACCTGTGGAAGCTGAAGCTGGAGTATCCACGTTTTTCATTGGTGTGCCGTCAGCTGATCGTAGCTCCACTTGAATTGTTAGCCGCCGCCGCCATTATTTATTACGCCTTACCGGAACAAAGTAACCCAGGCTATTTTATGGTGTTAGGTATATTTCTGGCGTCTTTCTCTGCGGCTTTGTTATCTCATGCACCAGGTGGTTTAGGTGTACTGGAAGTGATGTTTTTGCTGGCTTTGCCCGATGTAAATCCGGCCGACGTGATAGCTGCTTTATTGGTATTCCGCTTGTTTTATCTGCTGATCCCTTTTGCCATTTCGCTGATTATTGTGGTGTGGTTTGAACAGGATCAGTTGCTGAAGAAATTTAGAAGCACCAAGAGTTAA
- a CDS encoding SLC13 family permease: MSLEQYGVFAILAGLIALLTLTRLSAAWVFGAVAVLTYLTDLLNVQQFAASFTDSSLLTLVLLLLVSIALEKTRLISWVGQQLNNGGLRTVLTRLWVSTSLLSSFTANTAVVASLIGAIKRSQKFAPSKLMLPMAFAATFGGTLTLIGTSTNLVVNSFLDKAGLPLLQFFTTTAVGAGVVLSGMLMMWLIADRLPVTEKTVDEADLQYFLEARLSADSVLIGKTIGEAGLRHLRKLFLAEIVRGEQNIAPVCPEDRLQQGDVLLFAGDMESVALLQEIQGLTLYGHHSMNGQALVEAIISHSSSLNGVSLKDAKFREEFDAVVVAVKRGQERLQGGLGSIVLQTGDTLLLVPGKTFHQNSKLNKEFLLVNGVDSATRLSLRRSWGVLSAFVAVIGLSMTGELPLLKGLVLLLIGLMATGIISLQEIRRRFPLDIVLIVGGALVLSQAMENTGVSVLLGQGLLQVFTGYHLFWALAALYFFTLILTELMSNNAAAALACPVAISLAKAFGIDPMPFIMAVLFGASASFISPWGYQTNLLVYTVGNYKLSQYVKVGLPMALAYSIAVLALIPLFFPFQSL, translated from the coding sequence ATGAGTCTGGAGCAGTACGGCGTATTCGCTATTTTGGCAGGGTTGATTGCCCTGCTGACCCTGACACGGCTGTCGGCCGCCTGGGTGTTTGGAGCAGTGGCCGTACTGACTTATCTGACGGATTTGCTCAACGTACAACAATTTGCCGCCAGCTTTACCGACTCCTCGTTATTAACACTGGTGTTGTTATTGCTGGTGTCTATAGCGCTGGAGAAAACCCGACTGATCAGCTGGGTAGGGCAGCAACTCAATAATGGCGGCTTACGCACAGTGTTAACCCGGCTTTGGGTGTCCACTTCGTTGTTGTCGTCTTTTACTGCCAATACCGCTGTAGTCGCCAGTTTAATTGGTGCTATTAAACGTAGTCAGAAGTTTGCCCCTAGCAAGCTGATGTTGCCTATGGCTTTTGCTGCCACTTTTGGTGGCACTCTTACCCTGATTGGTACGTCCACCAACTTAGTGGTCAACAGCTTTTTAGATAAAGCGGGTTTACCTTTACTGCAATTTTTCACCACCACGGCCGTAGGCGCTGGTGTGGTGCTGTCCGGCATGCTGATGATGTGGCTGATTGCAGACCGTCTGCCCGTCACTGAAAAAACCGTCGATGAAGCCGACTTACAGTATTTCCTTGAAGCGCGTTTAAGTGCGGACTCAGTACTGATTGGTAAAACCATAGGTGAAGCTGGCCTTCGGCATTTACGTAAATTGTTTTTAGCTGAAATAGTGCGGGGTGAGCAGAATATAGCGCCTGTTTGCCCTGAAGACCGCTTGCAGCAAGGCGATGTATTACTTTTTGCTGGTGATATGGAGTCTGTGGCTTTATTGCAGGAAATTCAGGGCCTGACTTTGTATGGCCATCACAGTATGAATGGTCAGGCGTTGGTGGAAGCTATTATCAGCCATTCGTCGAGCCTCAATGGTGTGTCTCTGAAAGACGCGAAATTCCGTGAAGAGTTTGATGCTGTGGTGGTCGCAGTCAAACGTGGGCAGGAACGCCTGCAGGGCGGTTTAGGTTCTATAGTGCTGCAAACCGGCGATACCTTATTGCTGGTGCCGGGCAAAACCTTTCATCAAAACAGCAAACTCAATAAAGAGTTTTTGCTGGTGAATGGCGTCGATTCAGCCACCCGTTTATCCTTGCGCCGCAGCTGGGGTGTATTGTCCGCTTTTGTCGCTGTGATTGGTTTATCCATGACAGGCGAACTGCCTTTACTCAAAGGACTGGTGTTATTACTGATAGGTTTAATGGCGACAGGTATTATCAGCCTGCAGGAAATCAGACGGCGTTTTCCACTGGATATAGTGCTGATTGTCGGTGGCGCTTTGGTTTTATCGCAGGCAATGGAAAACACCGGAGTGTCGGTGTTATTAGGCCAGGGCTTATTGCAAGTCTTTACCGGCTATCACTTATTCTGGGCTTTAGCCGCTTTGTATTTTTTCACGCTGATTTTGACCGAACTGATGTCCAATAACGCTGCCGCTGCTTTGGCCTGTCCAGTGGCTATCAGTCTGGCCAAAGCTTTTGGTATAGACCCTATGCCATTTATTATGGCGGTGTTATTTGGTGCCAGTGCCAGCTTTATATCACCATGGGGTTATCAAACTAACTTGCTGGTTTATACAGTCGGTAACTACAAATTAAGCCAGTATGTCAAAGTGGGTTTGCCTATGGCGCTGGCGTATTCAATAGCTGTATTAGCCTTAATTCCATTGTTTTTCCCTTTTCAGTCGCTGTAA
- a CDS encoding thioredoxin-like domain-containing protein: MRFKLIIWIFIMACSLTFGLAKASARTNSVEFPAGLPWVNVTEPLTMQQLKGKVVLLDFWTYGCVNCIHVIPDLHKLEHKYGNKLAVVSVHSPKFDNEKQLSTLTSIVRRYGMQHAVVNDVDFQLWRSYAVRAWPTFVLIGPDGKYVGQTSGEGRYDVLDKAIEQLLAEFQGEPNLKPLPIKLLDPLDTALAAPGSLTVDERYIAISDTLHNQIVLLDHQGKLVKRLGSGIAELKDGHSDSSAFSSPQGLVLTDKALYVADTGNHAIRRIDLATFQVTTIAGNGELAQGRLVPGSTPTEVSLRSPWDLALDKTTLYIAMAGSHQIWTLDLQNSELKAFAGTGQEALLDGKSYDAAFNQPSGLALRGNKLWVADAEASAVREIDLSSDKVDTLVGQGLFEFGLKDGGFKRALLQHNKDVVSLDKNTLAVADTYNHKIRLLDLEEQQVMTLSLGTELNEPGGLAVFNGELYIADTNNNRILRWHLKDQKLTEVQVPTAAKKAAEPK; encoded by the coding sequence ATGCGTTTTAAACTAATAATCTGGATTTTCATCATGGCCTGTAGTTTAACCTTTGGCCTTGCCAAAGCCTCTGCCCGCACCAACAGTGTTGAGTTCCCTGCGGGTTTACCCTGGGTCAATGTGACAGAACCTCTGACCATGCAGCAGTTAAAAGGCAAGGTGGTGTTGCTGGATTTCTGGACCTATGGCTGCGTCAATTGTATTCACGTGATCCCAGACCTGCATAAGCTAGAGCACAAGTATGGCAATAAGCTTGCAGTGGTGTCCGTGCACTCGCCCAAGTTTGATAACGAAAAACAGCTAAGTACTTTAACCTCCATAGTGCGGCGCTACGGTATGCAGCATGCGGTAGTGAATGACGTTGATTTCCAGTTATGGCGCTCTTACGCTGTTCGTGCCTGGCCCACTTTTGTGCTGATAGGCCCGGATGGTAAATACGTTGGCCAAACTTCAGGTGAAGGCCGTTACGATGTATTGGATAAAGCGATTGAACAGTTATTGGCCGAGTTTCAGGGAGAACCTAATCTCAAGCCTCTGCCTATTAAATTACTGGACCCGCTGGATACTGCATTGGCAGCCCCTGGCAGTTTAACTGTGGATGAACGTTATATTGCCATCAGCGATACCTTGCATAACCAAATCGTACTGCTGGACCATCAGGGTAAGCTGGTGAAACGTTTAGGTTCTGGCATAGCTGAACTGAAAGATGGCCATAGCGACAGCAGCGCTTTTTCGTCCCCTCAGGGCTTGGTACTGACAGACAAAGCTTTGTATGTTGCTGATACTGGCAATCATGCTATTCGCCGTATTGATTTAGCGACCTTTCAGGTGACTACTATTGCAGGCAATGGTGAATTAGCACAAGGCCGTTTAGTGCCGGGTTCAACACCAACCGAAGTATCGCTGCGTTCCCCCTGGGATTTGGCTTTGGATAAAACCACCTTGTATATCGCTATGGCGGGCAGTCATCAAATCTGGACTTTGGATTTACAAAATTCGGAGCTGAAAGCTTTTGCTGGCACAGGACAAGAAGCTTTACTGGATGGTAAGAGCTATGATGCTGCGTTTAACCAGCCCAGCGGTTTAGCCTTAAGAGGCAACAAGCTGTGGGTTGCAGACGCAGAAGCCAGCGCAGTACGGGAAATAGACCTGAGTTCTGACAAAGTAGACACCTTAGTGGGGCAGGGTTTATTTGAGTTTGGTTTAAAAGACGGTGGTTTTAAACGGGCTTTGCTGCAACACAATAAAGACGTGGTGTCGCTGGATAAAAATACTCTGGCTGTGGCTGATACCTATAACCATAAAATCAGATTATTGGATTTAGAAGAGCAGCAGGTCATGACTTTAAGCTTAGGAACTGAACTGAACGAACCTGGTGGTCTGGCTGTATTTAATGGTGAGCTTTATATAGCAGACACCAATAACAACAGAATTTTACGTTGGCATTTAAAAGATCAAAAATTAACTGAAGTACAGGTACCGACTGCGGCAAAGAAGGCTGCAGAGCCAAAGTAA
- a CDS encoding sodium-dependent transporter, which produces MTNSTTRGSWGSRIGFILAAAGSAVGLGAIWKFPYVAGANGGGVFLLVYLACVFSVGVVMLLAEMMIGRTAKKSATSAYRAMGKGYWHVAGWLSVLGVFLILGFYCVVGGWTIAYIVQTIQGTVLTTDAKLLSDTFTNFIANPTSSLIYTALFMIITAVIVIAGVQAGIERICKILMPALFALMLVMVWRSLTLPGAMEGVMYFITPDWSKLSIKMVLDALGLAVFSLSVGAGLMVAYGSYLSPETKVVNAGLWIAGLATLASVMAGLMILPAVFAFNVDPAAGPGLTFITMPALFAQMAGGQVLALIFFCLLLFAAVTSSISILEPVVAFLIDEYGMERKKATIWVSVVNYVVLGIPAALSFGGGMESYTIFGKTPFDAMDFMASNVLMPLGGMFAATFVGWRIWPQIKAILAGEVPAAVQKIYWLLAAVVSPVLIAIVAVMTIKGS; this is translated from the coding sequence ATGACTAACTCTACAACACGCGGCAGCTGGGGTTCGCGTATCGGATTTATTTTAGCGGCAGCAGGCTCTGCAGTGGGCCTTGGCGCGATCTGGAAATTCCCTTATGTCGCAGGTGCCAATGGCGGCGGCGTATTCTTATTAGTTTATCTGGCCTGTGTGTTTTCTGTTGGTGTGGTGATGTTGCTGGCAGAGATGATGATTGGCCGTACTGCCAAAAAATCAGCCACTTCAGCCTATCGCGCTATGGGCAAAGGCTACTGGCACGTCGCAGGCTGGCTTTCTGTACTCGGAGTGTTTTTAATTCTGGGCTTCTACTGCGTAGTAGGTGGCTGGACCATAGCCTATATAGTGCAGACTATTCAGGGCACAGTGCTGACCACTGACGCCAAGCTACTGAGTGATACCTTTACTAACTTTATCGCTAACCCAACCTCTTCACTGATTTATACCGCTTTGTTTATGATCATCACCGCAGTGATTGTGATTGCAGGTGTACAGGCAGGTATTGAACGTATTTGTAAAATTCTGATGCCAGCGCTGTTTGCACTGATGCTGGTGATGGTATGGCGCAGCCTGACTTTACCTGGTGCGATGGAAGGTGTGATGTACTTTATTACGCCGGATTGGAGCAAACTGAGCATTAAAATGGTGCTGGATGCTTTGGGTTTAGCAGTGTTCTCCTTGTCTGTAGGCGCTGGGTTAATGGTGGCTTATGGCTCTTATTTAAGTCCTGAAACCAAAGTGGTCAACGCAGGTTTATGGATAGCGGGTTTAGCCACGTTAGCCTCAGTGATGGCTGGCCTGATGATTTTACCTGCGGTATTCGCTTTTAACGTCGACCCTGCAGCTGGCCCTGGCTTAACTTTTATTACTATGCCTGCGCTTTTCGCCCAGATGGCTGGTGGTCAGGTCTTAGCCTTAATTTTCTTCTGTTTGCTGCTGTTTGCTGCTGTCACTTCTTCAATCTCTATTCTGGAGCCTGTAGTGGCTTTCCTGATTGACGAATATGGTATGGAACGTAAGAAAGCCACTATTTGGGTTTCTGTAGTGAACTATGTGGTGTTAGGTATTCCGGCTGCATTGTCTTTTGGCGGTGGCATGGAAAGCTATACGATTTTCGGAAAAACCCCATTTGATGCGATGGACTTTATGGCATCCAATGTGCTGATGCCTTTAGGTGGTATGTTTGCAGCGACTTTTGTCGGCTGGCGGATCTGGCCACAAATTAAAGCCATTTTAGCGGGTGAAGTGCCAGCCGCTGTGCAAAAAATTTACTGGTTGTTAGCTGCTGTAGTTTCACCGGTCTTGATTGCGATAGTGGCAGTCATGACAATTAAAGGCAGTTGA
- the cysN gene encoding sulfate adenylyltransferase subunit CysN — translation MSVANELAQVGIEQYLEQQQHKSLLKFLTCGSVDDGKSTLIGRLLHDSMQIYEDQLAALHKDSKTHGTTGETIDLALLVDGLQAEREQGITIDVAYRYFSTDKRKFIIADTPGHEQYTRNMATGASNCDLAIILVDARYGVQTQTRRHSFICSLLGIKQFVVAINKMDLLGFDQQRFEQIKQDYLQFAAQLNVPSIQFVPLSALNGDNVVHSSTQTPWYQDGPLLSLLEKAPVTGFNWQAEARLPVQYVSRPNLDFRGFAGTIASGSFKVGDAIVALPSGKGSTIKSIVTFDGEWQEAVAGQAVTITINDEIDISRGDVLVPAVHHAAVSNRILAKVVWMHEEPLLIGKSYNIKLATKKVSGKVTAIAHSIDVNTLAEHQADKLELNSIALVELELTEAVVFDPYAQNRDTGGFIFIDRISNITVGAGMVDSALASVSSKAEFSEFELELNALVRKHFPHWQALDLSQLNKG, via the coding sequence ATGTCAGTCGCCAATGAATTAGCCCAAGTAGGCATTGAGCAGTACTTAGAGCAGCAACAGCACAAATCGCTGCTGAAGTTTTTAACCTGCGGCTCAGTCGACGACGGTAAAAGTACGCTGATAGGCCGTTTATTGCATGACAGTATGCAGATTTATGAAGACCAACTGGCTGCTTTACATAAAGACAGCAAAACTCATGGCACCACAGGTGAAACCATAGATTTAGCTTTGCTGGTCGATGGCTTACAGGCTGAGCGCGAGCAGGGTATTACCATAGACGTGGCCTATCGGTATTTCTCTACCGATAAACGTAAGTTTATTATTGCCGACACCCCAGGCCACGAGCAGTACACCCGCAATATGGCGACAGGTGCCTCCAACTGTGATCTGGCTATTATTCTGGTGGACGCCCGTTATGGCGTACAAACCCAGACCCGTCGTCACAGCTTTATTTGTTCATTATTGGGCATTAAGCAGTTTGTCGTTGCCATCAATAAAATGGATTTATTAGGTTTTGACCAGCAGCGGTTTGAGCAAATTAAACAGGACTACCTGCAATTTGCTGCGCAGCTGAACGTGCCTTCTATTCAGTTTGTGCCGTTGTCAGCCCTGAATGGCGACAACGTAGTGCACAGCTCTACCCAAACGCCCTGGTATCAGGACGGACCTTTACTGAGCTTATTAGAAAAGGCGCCTGTCACAGGTTTTAACTGGCAAGCCGAAGCCCGTTTGCCGGTGCAGTATGTCAGCCGCCCTAATCTGGATTTCCGTGGTTTTGCCGGGACTATCGCCAGCGGTAGTTTTAAAGTGGGTGACGCCATAGTGGCTTTACCTTCAGGCAAAGGCTCAACTATTAAGTCTATTGTTACTTTTGATGGCGAATGGCAAGAGGCTGTTGCAGGTCAGGCGGTCACTATTACCATCAATGATGAAATAGATATCAGCCGGGGCGATGTGCTAGTGCCTGCAGTGCACCATGCTGCTGTATCGAACCGCATTCTGGCCAAAGTGGTCTGGATGCATGAAGAGCCACTACTGATTGGCAAAAGCTATAACATTAAACTGGCGACAAAAAAGGTCAGCGGTAAAGTTACAGCTATTGCTCACAGCATTGATGTAAATACTTTGGCGGAACATCAGGCCGACAAGCTGGAGCTGAACAGCATAGCCCTGGTCGAGCTGGAACTGACCGAAGCTGTGGTGTTTGACCCTTATGCGCAAAACCGCGATACAGGTGGTTTTATCTTTATCGACCGCATCAGCAATATCACTGTTGGTGCTGGTATGGTCGACAGCGCTTTGGCCAGCGTCAGCAGCAAAGCAGAGTTCTCAGAATTTGAGCTGGAACTGAATGCCTTAGTGCGTAAACATTTTCCACACTGGCAGGCACTGGATTTAAGCCAGTTGAACAAAGGCTGA
- a CDS encoding LETM1 domain-containing protein → MSRIRFSMIRLRMALSQETDETRRMLIIYQRSLQGKATQAEMRFANHQLVDVLRATGLGIFAVLPFAPVTIPILIKLGRKLGIEVLPSSFQPKADKPKKLPDYES, encoded by the coding sequence ATGTCGCGTATTCGCTTTAGCATGATTCGGCTCAGAATGGCCTTGTCGCAGGAAACCGATGAAACCAGACGTATGCTGATTATTTATCAGCGATCTCTGCAGGGCAAAGCTACTCAGGCCGAAATGCGGTTTGCCAATCACCAATTGGTGGACGTGTTAAGGGCTACAGGTTTAGGCATCTTTGCCGTTTTGCCTTTTGCCCCCGTTACTATTCCTATCTTAATTAAACTCGGCCGCAAGCTGGGCATAGAAGTGCTGCCAAGCTCCTTTCAGCCCAAAGCAGATAAACCGAAAAAGCTACCGGATTACGAATCTTAG
- the cysQ gene encoding 3'(2'),5'-bisphosphate nucleotidase CysQ, translating to MLELTQDLLQQVRRIAVAAGEAILTVYQRDFSVEQKDDDSPLTEADLAAHHLILAELTKLTPDVPVLSEEAADIPWSERQQWTEYWLVDPLDGTKEFIKRNGEFTVNIALIQQGEPVLGVIHAPVLDKTYAAAEGLGATRQQDGLTETIRVALTPSAGEVVKVVGSRSHYSADVEDYLSRFPQHELIAVGSSLKFCLVAEGSAHLYPRFGPTMLWDTGAGHVIAKVAGAQVEYQGIANPAYHRENLKNPNFLVSAL from the coding sequence ATGTTGGAACTGACACAGGATTTATTGCAGCAAGTACGACGTATAGCCGTTGCTGCAGGTGAAGCCATTTTAACTGTGTATCAGCGTGATTTTAGCGTTGAGCAAAAAGACGATGATTCGCCTTTAACCGAAGCAGATTTAGCCGCCCATCACCTGATTTTGGCAGAGCTGACTAAGCTGACTCCCGATGTGCCTGTGTTATCTGAAGAGGCTGCAGATATTCCCTGGTCAGAGCGCCAGCAGTGGACAGAGTACTGGCTGGTTGACCCTTTAGATGGCACCAAAGAGTTTATTAAACGTAACGGCGAATTCACCGTTAACATCGCCCTTATTCAACAAGGTGAGCCTGTGCTTGGGGTTATTCATGCACCAGTGCTGGATAAAACCTATGCAGCAGCCGAAGGTTTAGGTGCAACCCGGCAACAAGATGGCTTAACCGAAACTATCAGAGTGGCATTAACGCCGTCTGCTGGTGAAGTGGTGAAAGTAGTAGGCAGCCGCAGTCATTACAGCGCTGATGTGGAAGACTATTTAAGCCGTTTTCCACAGCATGAACTGATAGCTGTTGGTAGCTCGCTAAAGTTTTGTTTAGTGGCTGAAGGCAGCGCGCATTTGTATCCACGCTTTGGCCCTACTATGCTGTGGGATACAGGCGCAGGTCATGTGATTGCTAAAGTGGCTGGTGCCCAGGTGGAGTATCAGGGTATAGCAAATCCGGCTTATCACAGAGAGAATCTGAAAAACCCAAATTTCCTGGTCAGCGCCTTATAA
- the cysC gene encoding adenylyl-sulfate kinase, whose amino-acid sequence MSQVVWQNYQISRADREQQNGHQGVVLWFTGLSGAGKSTVANALEQELVKRKVHSYLLDGDNVRHGLCADLGFSEADRTENIRRVGAVAGLMLDAGLVVLSAFISPYRAQRQAIKNSLPEGKFLEIYIATSLDVCEQRDVKGLYQKARRGEISHFTGISDPYEAPEQADLIIDTAQQSLEQSVDQLIALLTEKGVLS is encoded by the coding sequence ATGAGTCAGGTTGTTTGGCAAAACTATCAAATCAGTCGCGCCGATCGTGAGCAACAAAACGGTCATCAGGGCGTTGTATTGTGGTTTACCGGATTAAGTGGCGCAGGAAAATCCACAGTGGCGAATGCATTAGAGCAGGAACTGGTTAAGCGTAAAGTGCATAGTTATTTGCTGGATGGCGATAATGTGCGTCATGGTTTATGTGCTGATTTAGGCTTTAGTGAAGCTGACCGCACCGAAAATATCCGTCGGGTAGGTGCAGTAGCAGGTTTAATGCTGGACGCTGGTTTGGTGGTGCTCAGCGCCTTTATTTCACCTTACCGTGCACAGCGTCAGGCCATTAAAAACAGCCTGCCGGAAGGTAAGTTTTTAGAGATTTATATCGCCACTTCTTTGGATGTGTGCGAGCAGCGTGACGTCAAAGGTTTGTATCAAAAAGCCAGACGTGGTGAAATCAGTCACTTCACCGGGATTTCCGATCCCTATGAAGCACCGGAGCAAGCGGATTTGATCATAGACACAGCGCAGCAAAGCCTGGAGCAAAGTGTTGATCAACTGATTGCCTTACTGACTGAAAAAGGAGTGCTGAGCTAA
- the cysD gene encoding sulfate adenylyltransferase subunit CysD, translating to MGQPVKPLTHLQQLEAESIQIFREVAAEFDNPVMLYSIGKDSSVLLHLARKAFYPGKIPFPLLHVDTRWKFREMIEFRDKVAKQYGFDLLVHINPEGIAMDMNPFTYGSSKHTDVMKTQGLKQALDQYGFDAAFGGARRDEEKSRAKERVYSFRDQHHRWDPKNQRPELWHTYNGQVNKGESIRVFPLSNWTELDIWQYIYQEKIDIVPLYFAAVRPVVERNGTLIMVDDERMPLNPGEKPEQKLVRFRTLGCYPLTGAIESSADSLTGIIEEMLLSTSSERQGRVIDHDSSGSMEKKKREGYF from the coding sequence ATGGGCCAGCCAGTCAAACCTCTGACACATTTACAACAACTGGAAGCTGAAAGTATCCAGATTTTCCGCGAAGTAGCGGCCGAATTTGATAATCCGGTGATGTTGTATTCCATAGGTAAAGATTCCTCTGTGCTGCTGCATCTAGCGCGCAAAGCTTTTTATCCGGGCAAAATTCCGTTTCCACTGTTGCATGTTGATACCCGCTGGAAATTCCGCGAGATGATCGAGTTCCGTGACAAAGTGGCGAAGCAATATGGCTTTGATTTGCTGGTGCATATCAATCCGGAAGGCATTGCCATGGATATGAATCCATTTACCTACGGCAGCTCCAAACACACTGACGTGATGAAAACCCAAGGCTTAAAACAAGCGCTGGATCAGTACGGTTTTGATGCAGCTTTTGGTGGCGCGCGCCGTGACGAAGAAAAATCCCGTGCCAAAGAGCGGGTCTATTCATTCCGTGATCAACACCACAGATGGGACCCGAAAAATCAGCGTCCTGAGCTGTGGCATACCTACAACGGCCAGGTGAATAAAGGCGAAAGTATCCGCGTATTCCCGTTGTCGAACTGGACTGAGCTGGATATCTGGCAATACATCTATCAGGAAAAAATCGACATTGTGCCGCTGTATTTTGCCGCTGTGCGCCCTGTGGTTGAACGCAACGGTACTTTGATTATGGTGGATGACGAACGTATGCCACTGAATCCTGGTGAAAAACCAGAGCAAAAGCTGGTGCGTTTCCGTACTTTAGGTTGTTACCCGCTGACGGGTGCTATCGAATCCTCTGCAGATAGCCTGACCGGTATTATTGAAGAGATGCTGTTGTCGACTTCCAGTGAGCGACAAGGCCGGGTGATTGACCACGATTCCAGTGGTTCTATGGAAAAGAAAAAACGTGAGGGGTATTTCTGA